Proteins co-encoded in one Setaria viridis chromosome 9, Setaria_viridis_v4.0, whole genome shotgun sequence genomic window:
- the LOC117840166 gene encoding FLUCTUATING-LIGHT-ACCLIMATION protein 1, chloroplastic: MAAASLLEATRLLSSPLPRPPLLPPHRGLRLLLGPARLPALRAHHRLPPPAAAEEDEPARPQPQPLLALDALRRSVLDSLAALKRPALALLLAGALLAAAPAVVGPHAAALAASGGRVGGSAFSSRSSSPPSYGYSAPAPRGGYTSAPFYSPSPFVSVGPAVGIGFGGSGFLMALMGFAAFLYLAGFLSDSPGNGSVLTETQKTTVLKLQVGLLGMARSFQKELDQIAEKADTSTPAGLSYVLTETTLALLRHPDCCISAYSSVDVKRSMDDGEKRFNQLSIEERGKFDEETLVNVNSIKRNKAGSQRSSGFSNEYIVITILVAAEGVYKLPVINSSNDLKTALQNLGGIPSSKILAVEVLWTPQNENDTLSERELLEDYPLLRPL; encoded by the exons atggccgccgcctccctcctcgagGCCACGCGCCTCCTCTCGTCccctctcccgcgcccgccCCTTCTCCCGCCCcaccgcggcctccgcctcctcctcgggcCCGCGCGCCTCCCCGCCCTCCGcgcccaccaccgcctcccgcctcccgccgccgcggaggaggacgaaCCAGCGAGGCCCCAGCCCCAGCCGCTCCTCGCCCTCGACGCGCTGAGGAGGTCCGTGCTCGACTCCCTCGCGGCGCTCAAGCGGCCCGCGCTCGCGCTCCTGCTGGCCGGCGCGCtgctcgccgcggcgccggcggtggtcgggccgcacgccgcggcgctggcggcaTCGGGCGGGCGCGTCGGCGGGTCCGCCTTCTCCTCGCGCTCATCCTCGCCGCCCTCCTACGGGTACAGCGCGCCGGCGCCCAGGGGCGGGTACACCTCCGCGCCCTTCTACTCGCCCTCGCCCTTCGTCTCCGTCGGCCCGGCCGTCGGCATCGGCTTCGGGGGCTCCGGGTTCCTCATGGCCCTCATGGGCTTCGCCGCGTTCCTCTACCTCGCCGGGTTCCTGTCGGATTCGCCCGGCAACGGGAGCGTGCTCACCGAGACGCAGAAGACCACCGTCCTCAAGCTACAG GTTGGCTTGCTGGGTATGGCCCGATCATTTCAGAAGGAGCTTGATCAAATAGCTGAGAAAGCAGATACATCCACCCCGGCTGGGTTGAGCTATGTGTTGACAG AGACAACATTGGCATTGCTTCGGCATCCAGATTGCTGTATCTCAGCTTACTCATCA GTGGATGTGAAACGAAGTATGGACGATGGGGAGAAACGTTTCAATCAACTATCAATTGAGGAGAGGGGCAAGTTTGATGAAGAGACGCTTGTGAACGTGAACAGCATCAAGAGGAATAAAGCAGGCAGCCAAAGATCAAGTGGCTTCAGCAATGAGTACATTGTG ATAACCATACTGGTTGCTGCCGAGGGAGTATATAAGCTACCTGTTATAAATAGCAGCAATGACTTGAAGACAGCTCTGCAAAATCTTGGTGGCATACCATCAAGCAAAATACTG GCAGTCGAGGTCCTATGGACTCCACAAAATGAGAACGACACATTGTCAGAACGAGAGCTCCTTGAAGATTACCCGCTTTTGAGGCCTCTATAG